The Cylindrospermum stagnale PCC 7417 genome segment TAAGCTAGCTTTCAGAATCTTGCTCTCAGTTACAGTAAAATTTAATAATAAATTCTCGGTATCAACAAGTTGCAAGTGCTTGCAAGCAAAGAGTTAAGAACACTTGCTCTGTAGTGTTACTAAATAGTTGATAAGCACAAACCTATAAGGGTTGTCACCTAAACGGGGTGGCGCAAAGCAAAAAATGTAACAATTAGCCGTAATTTTTAACAATTACGGTCAAGATCTAGATATAAAACGCAGGAGAAATTGTAATGGGTTTTATCAAAAAATTAATCGCCGGTATTCTGGGTTTTATTACTGGGCTATTACCTAAAAAGAAGAAAAGCAACGGCTACTACTTGGAACTGGACGAAGCTACCTCTGTTCCCAAACCTTCCCCAGCAGCATCGAATGGTGCCAAAGTTGCCAAACCAGTCGCAGCAGCTGCGCCGGTTCAATCTGTAGTCGCCCAAACCCCCGCACCAACTGCGGCAAAAGCCACCAAAGCTAAACCATCAAAAAGTGGCAAGGCGGCAAAAGCAGAACCAGCCCCAGCGCCAGCACCAGCAGCAACTAAGACTACAAAGGCACCAACTGAAACTACCTTTGCGCCCAAATATCTTGATCCTTCGGTAGTTAGCTCAAATGGTCGTCGGCGTCCAGGGGCAAATATGAATGCTTACCTGGATATGGCAAGTCAGGTGAAAACTCCTGGCTAAGTTTGGTAATTGAAATCAAAATTCTCAGATTAAAGGATGAACATGATTGATTTGAGGATGATTTAGATTAATCTGGCTCATCCTTAAATCTTTAAATCCTGATTGGTAATCATTCCTCTGCCCCATTACTGTTTAACGCACTTTTAGCAAATACGAGTCCACTATATAAATGAAAAGCTGAGTCCCAATTGCTTTGTTCCCGACGAAACAGGTGAATGTGAGATGGGATTTTATGCAGCGTATCTGTTTGATCTAATACTGTCTCTGCAAAAGACGTGAAATTTGACCATTCCTTGACTTGAGGTATTTGCTGCTCAACTTGTTTCAGTAAGCTATTCCAATTAATTCTGATGGTATTTTGGCTAGCTTGGGGTGCGATTTCTACACCTCGCTGGAATTCATAGCTGCTGTCATAAAGTCGCAAAATGCAATTTCTGCCAGGTAGGTGTAAATCACAAAATTGGGCATAGTCTTGGGTTTTGGTTTTGCGTTCTAGTTGCCGGCGGAAGTTAACATCAACAACTTCCTCAAAAATCGGCAATAGTCCCATAACTTTTGCTGTGACTTCTGACCAGTCAAAGGTAAGAGAACCAAGTTGATTTTCTTGATTGCTGCAAACAACAGTGGGTTTTTGGGCAAGTTCTGGGAAATATTTGACTTGAAATACTTGAATTTGCTGAATTTGAGCTATTGTCACCCAGAAGCAGGGAATACCCGCCTGCTGTAGCTGTGTACCATAAAATTTGAGTTCTCCGACTTGTCCAATGCGGTACAATCTCCAGCCGCGACTTGGGAGAACTAGCCTGGCGGTGTAGGAGTCTAGCTGCATAATTTGGGCAAATTTTTGCACAGCTAGGGTTTTGGCTTCGTTGCTCAGTGGTTCTAAGATTAGTAAGCCTAATTCAGTATTACTGGGTTCAGCAGTTGCTTGGGTAATGGCTCTTTGTCTTTCTTCTAGCTGAATTTCTTGCAGTCGTTGCAAACCAAGACGTGCTTGCATGACTATTTTGTTAATGTTTGTACCACGCAGCAGTTGCCGATAAAGGTTTTCCGCTTCTTGGCGTTTTCCGGAAACTTCATGCAGTCTTGCAAGATAAAATTGCACCCAAGGATTTTCTGGCGATTCGGTTAACAGCTGTTTGAGTAATTTGGCAGCGGTTTTATAGTCTTTGTTTTCAAAGGCGGCAGCAACTTGCTCAATCATAAAAAATCGAGGTAGTG includes the following:
- a CDS encoding tetratricopeptide repeat protein, with translation MIEQVAAAFENKDYKTAAKLLKQLLTESPENPWVQFYLARLHEVSGKRQEAENLYRQLLRGTNINKIVMQARLGLQRLQEIQLEERQRAITQATAEPSNTELGLLILEPLSNEAKTLAVQKFAQIMQLDSYTARLVLPSRGWRLYRIGQVGELKFYGTQLQQAGIPCFWVTIAQIQQIQVFQVKYFPELAQKPTVVCSNQENQLGSLTFDWSEVTAKVMGLLPIFEEVVDVNFRRQLERKTKTQDYAQFCDLHLPGRNCILRLYDSSYEFQRGVEIAPQASQNTIRINWNSLLKQVEQQIPQVKEWSNFTSFAETVLDQTDTLHKIPSHIHLFRREQSNWDSAFHLYSGLVFAKSALNSNGAEE